A section of the Verrucomicrobium sp. GAS474 genome encodes:
- the modB gene encoding molybdate ABC transporter permease subunit, with protein MSDPVLHLTAFTAGAALLAVALIFPPGIALAWLLARKEWPGKSLVETCVALPLALPPVVTGLLLLVLLGRRGPIGGWLHAHGIDLVFAWPAVVLALAVMALPLFVRTVRAAIEEVDPALEQTARTLGAGEARVFRTVTLPLSRRGIVAGTLLAFARALGEFGATVMVAGIIPGKTMTLSTAIYQDVLEGRDDEAWLLVAIVAAMAFAALWFGERLQKRKGRA; from the coding sequence ATGAGCGACCCCGTCCTCCATCTCACCGCCTTCACGGCGGGGGCCGCCCTGCTGGCCGTCGCGTTGATCTTCCCGCCCGGCATCGCGCTGGCGTGGCTCCTCGCCCGGAAGGAATGGCCGGGAAAATCGCTCGTCGAGACCTGCGTCGCCCTTCCCCTCGCCCTCCCGCCGGTCGTCACCGGCCTCCTCCTCCTCGTCCTCCTCGGGCGGCGGGGACCCATCGGGGGTTGGCTCCACGCCCACGGCATCGACCTCGTCTTCGCCTGGCCCGCCGTCGTCCTCGCCCTCGCCGTCATGGCCCTCCCCCTCTTCGTCCGCACCGTCCGGGCCGCCATCGAGGAAGTCGATCCCGCGCTGGAACAGACCGCCCGGACCCTCGGGGCCGGGGAGGCGCGGGTCTTCCGCACCGTCACGCTGCCGCTCTCCCGCCGGGGCATCGTCGCCGGAACCCTCCTCGCCTTCGCCCGCGCCCTCGGCGAGTTCGGCGCGACGGTGATGGTCGCCGGGATCATTCCCGGCAAGACGATGACCCTCTCCACCGCGATCTATCAGGACGTCCTCGAAGGCCGGGACGACGAGGCGTGGCTCCTCGTCGCCATCGTCGCCGCCATGGCCTTCGCCGCGCTCTGGTTCGGGGAGCGCCTTCAGAAAAGGAAGGGGCGCGCATGA
- a CDS encoding ATP-binding cassette domain-containing protein, with protein sequence MIDALHLEHVRIRNIETGDLVIPLGVTVLFGPSGAGKTTLLRCVAGLDRPEAGKIFFRGFFWNDDRFVCPPQERRIGYVPQNYALFPHLTVRENLVYGRFRPGHGGPPSREEREKNFSKLIGQLGLSGLEDRLPSALSGGQRQRVALGRALWPHPGLLLLDEPLSALDVPTRERLRGELRAFLVEAGIPALLVTHDPKEAAVLGDQVVLIDQGRILQHGSVSEVFNRPATAEAARIVGSDTLFEGEVEEQAEGLARVQTGNARLLAVAPQLSPSVRLVHVSIQAADVSLARDSADTRRETSSPRNRLPGTISRIGEEGALVRVEIDCGLPGGVPLKALLTREAMGDLGLRPGLPVIALIKAPCVHLMARDA encoded by the coding sequence ATGATCGACGCCCTCCACCTCGAGCACGTCCGCATCCGGAACATCGAGACCGGCGACCTCGTCATCCCCCTGGGCGTCACCGTCCTGTTCGGTCCCTCGGGAGCGGGGAAGACGACGCTCCTGCGCTGCGTCGCCGGGCTCGACCGGCCCGAGGCCGGGAAGATCTTCTTCCGTGGATTCTTCTGGAACGACGACCGCTTCGTCTGCCCCCCGCAAGAGCGCCGCATCGGCTACGTCCCCCAGAATTACGCCCTCTTTCCCCACCTGACGGTCCGGGAGAACCTCGTTTACGGCCGCTTCCGCCCGGGCCACGGAGGCCCTCCTTCCCGGGAAGAACGCGAGAAAAATTTCTCGAAGCTGATAGGGCAGCTCGGGCTCTCGGGACTGGAGGATCGCCTTCCCTCGGCGCTTTCCGGGGGGCAGCGCCAACGCGTCGCCCTGGGGCGGGCGCTCTGGCCCCATCCGGGACTCCTCCTCCTCGACGAGCCCCTTTCCGCCCTCGACGTGCCGACCCGGGAACGACTCCGGGGAGAATTGCGCGCGTTCCTCGTCGAGGCCGGAATTCCCGCGCTCCTCGTCACCCACGATCCGAAGGAAGCCGCCGTCCTGGGAGACCAAGTCGTCCTGATCGACCAGGGACGCATCCTTCAACACGGCTCGGTCTCCGAGGTCTTCAATCGTCCCGCCACGGCCGAGGCGGCCCGGATCGTCGGCAGCGATACCCTGTTCGAGGGCGAAGTGGAGGAGCAAGCCGAGGGCCTCGCGCGGGTCCAGACGGGGAACGCGCGGCTCCTCGCCGTCGCCCCCCAGTTGAGCCCGAGCGTCCGCCTCGTCCACGTCTCGATCCAGGCGGCCGATGTCAGCCTCGCCCGCGACTCAGCCGATACGAGGAGGGAGACGAGCAGCCCCCGGAATCGGCTTCCCGGAACGATTTCACGGATCGGGGAGGAAGGGGCGCTGGTGCGGGTCGAGATCGATTGCGGCCTGCCGGGAGGCGTCCCGTTGAAGGCCCTCCTCACCCGGGAAGCGATGGGCGACCTCGGCCTGCGGCCCGGCCTCCCCGTCATCGCCCTGATCAAAGCCCCCTGCGTCCACCTGATGGCGCGGGATGCCTAA
- a CDS encoding polyprenyl synthetase family protein: MNLAPYWKARQGEVEASLNALLPKEKTRPATIHKAMRYSIFAGGKRLRPILTLAASEAISGKYKDALPLACAVECIHTYSLIHDDLPCMDNDDLRRGKPTSHKVFGEGIAVLAGDALLTIAFEMTAKAKASKRYNHGALVLELAEVSGSQALIGGQVADTEGEGKKLSPADLRYIHENKTAALITGSLRLGAMSANATEKQLAAITEFGQALGLAFQVIDDILDCTQTSEQLGKSAGKDIAAQKATYPSILGMDKAVKEAARLTKKADDALKIFGVKGETLRAIAGYMLERKN; encoded by the coding sequence ATGAATCTTGCCCCCTATTGGAAGGCCCGTCAGGGCGAAGTCGAAGCCTCCCTCAACGCCCTCCTTCCGAAGGAGAAGACCCGTCCCGCGACGATCCACAAGGCGATGCGCTACAGCATCTTCGCCGGGGGCAAGCGGCTCCGCCCGATCCTGACCCTCGCCGCCTCGGAGGCGATCTCCGGCAAGTACAAGGACGCCCTCCCGCTCGCCTGCGCCGTCGAGTGCATCCACACCTATTCCCTGATCCATGACGATCTCCCCTGCATGGACAACGACGATCTCCGCCGGGGCAAGCCGACCTCGCACAAGGTCTTCGGCGAAGGGATCGCCGTCCTCGCGGGCGACGCCCTCCTGACCATCGCCTTCGAGATGACCGCCAAGGCCAAGGCATCGAAGCGCTACAACCACGGCGCCCTCGTCCTCGAGCTGGCCGAGGTCTCCGGCAGCCAGGCCCTCATCGGCGGCCAGGTGGCCGACACCGAGGGCGAGGGGAAGAAGCTCTCCCCCGCCGACCTCCGCTACATCCACGAGAACAAGACGGCGGCCCTCATCACCGGCTCCCTCCGCCTCGGCGCGATGAGCGCGAACGCGACGGAAAAGCAGCTCGCCGCCATCACCGAATTCGGCCAGGCCCTCGGCCTCGCCTTCCAGGTCATCGACGACATCCTCGACTGCACCCAGACCTCGGAGCAGCTCGGCAAGAGCGCGGGCAAGGACATCGCCGCGCAGAAGGCGACCTACCCCTCGATCCTCGGCATGGACAAGGCCGTGAAGGAAGCGGCCCGCCTGACGAAGAAGGCCGACGACGCCCTGAAGATCTTCGGTGTCAAGGGGGAGACCCTCCGCGCCATCGCGGGGTACATGCTCGAGCGGAAGAATTAG
- a CDS encoding methyl-accepting chemotaxis protein — MVSSLGQQAVKGGVGNQGIEKDRTDRNGNKNGFAKLSLGKKIFFGFSLLLVPLVGLGLFMLHSLKSIQDATVDLRSENLPAIEVSKRLGKASADLLNAATRLSLTLDPVDSAATLAALDATEKELAAIQADPALASTPAAVRLLPPFEASFRSFAGTAVAPAADAAAPDPAASPAPSAVPPARQGGDFAALDSGISAMRDARETLDDTQQNFLTLLGKIASAQRDKLRKDQDSSNTNTKVAARLELIDAILDKTAHVASETNRNIARQDAEAIAATAKEFDDVLPMIDQLLALTPPERDWKPAAGSSVGLARKDDLSNAQSQAQVFRSFLRNFVISWKVMSKAKEKCAADLASLRTISENITAAASQGVDERSGSTLKHIGSTKFFAFAALGGTLLLALLMGQVVTRVLTDSVKAVILQIANTLSSKTEETLKTAEHFNAAGKEMERQTQRQSEAVRKTASSLSQIAASTKETAVRARQARDMSRETRSAAESGEEAMRTMNAAAEEVRASGEHLRTAMGELREFSKGISQAFRQIDAIALQTRILSLNASVEAARAGHHGAGFAVVADEVRNLSHRSTEASRNSGSKVELALQKVEEGVKTSEEALLRIEAILESASRVDGHLRSILDHARNTDTVMEAIAVDSAQQSEGLQVISEASKEIDTITQNNAEAARQTASAANHLREQAAEVRKNVQELVGMVEETHRERPLLPVNSPAQPPTAPAPYRKAFPKPPSRAALASV, encoded by the coding sequence ATGGTTTCTTCCCTCGGGCAGCAGGCGGTTAAGGGTGGCGTTGGCAATCAGGGTATCGAGAAGGATCGGACGGATCGGAACGGGAACAAGAACGGCTTCGCCAAGCTTTCCCTCGGGAAAAAAATCTTCTTCGGGTTTTCCCTCCTCCTCGTCCCCCTCGTCGGGCTCGGCCTTTTCATGCTCCACAGCCTGAAGTCGATCCAGGACGCCACCGTCGACCTCCGCTCGGAGAACCTCCCCGCCATCGAGGTCTCCAAGCGCCTCGGCAAGGCCTCCGCCGACCTCCTCAACGCCGCCACCCGGCTCAGCCTGACCCTCGATCCCGTCGACAGCGCCGCGACCCTCGCGGCGCTCGACGCCACCGAAAAGGAACTCGCCGCCATCCAGGCCGATCCCGCCCTCGCCTCGACTCCCGCCGCCGTCCGCCTCCTCCCTCCCTTCGAGGCCTCGTTCCGCAGCTTCGCCGGGACGGCGGTCGCCCCCGCCGCCGACGCCGCGGCGCCCGATCCGGCGGCATCTCCAGCTCCCTCCGCCGTTCCCCCCGCGCGGCAGGGCGGCGACTTCGCCGCCCTCGATTCGGGCATCTCGGCGATGCGCGACGCGCGGGAAACCCTCGACGACACGCAGCAGAACTTCCTCACCCTCCTCGGCAAGATCGCCTCGGCCCAGCGGGACAAGCTCCGCAAGGATCAGGACAGCTCCAACACGAACACGAAGGTCGCCGCCCGCCTGGAACTGATCGACGCCATCCTCGACAAGACCGCCCACGTCGCCAGCGAGACCAACCGCAACATCGCCCGCCAGGACGCCGAGGCGATCGCCGCCACGGCGAAGGAATTCGACGACGTCCTCCCGATGATCGACCAGCTCCTCGCCCTCACCCCGCCGGAGCGGGACTGGAAGCCCGCCGCCGGTTCCTCCGTCGGCCTCGCGCGGAAGGACGACCTCTCCAACGCCCAGTCGCAGGCCCAGGTCTTCCGCTCCTTCCTGCGGAACTTCGTGATCTCGTGGAAGGTCATGTCGAAGGCCAAGGAGAAGTGCGCCGCCGACCTCGCCTCCCTCCGCACGATCAGCGAGAACATCACCGCCGCCGCCTCCCAGGGCGTCGACGAGCGGAGCGGCTCGACGCTGAAGCACATCGGCTCGACGAAGTTCTTCGCTTTCGCCGCGCTCGGCGGGACCCTCCTCCTCGCCCTCCTCATGGGGCAGGTCGTCACCCGCGTCCTGACCGACTCGGTGAAGGCCGTCATCCTCCAGATCGCCAACACCCTCTCCAGCAAGACCGAGGAGACGCTGAAGACGGCGGAGCATTTCAACGCCGCCGGGAAGGAAATGGAACGGCAGACCCAGCGCCAGAGCGAGGCCGTCCGCAAGACCGCCTCCTCTCTCAGCCAGATCGCCGCCTCGACGAAGGAGACCGCCGTCCGCGCCCGGCAGGCCCGCGACATGTCCCGCGAGACCCGCTCCGCCGCCGAGTCGGGCGAGGAGGCGATGAGGACGATGAATGCCGCCGCCGAGGAGGTCCGCGCCTCGGGCGAGCACCTCCGCACCGCGATGGGGGAACTCCGCGAATTCAGCAAGGGGATCTCCCAGGCCTTCCGCCAGATCGACGCCATCGCCCTCCAGACCCGCATCCTTTCCCTCAACGCCTCGGTCGAGGCCGCCCGGGCGGGCCACCACGGGGCGGGCTTCGCCGTCGTCGCCGACGAGGTGCGGAACCTCTCCCACCGGAGCACGGAAGCCTCCCGCAACTCGGGCAGCAAGGTGGAGCTGGCCCTCCAGAAGGTCGAGGAAGGGGTGAAGACGAGCGAGGAGGCCCTCCTCCGCATCGAGGCGATCCTGGAGAGCGCGAGCCGCGTCGACGGCCACCTCCGCTCGATCCTCGACCATGCCCGGAACACCGACACCGTGATGGAGGCGATCGCCGTCGATTCGGCCCAGCAGAGCGAGGGCCTCCAGGTCATCTCCGAAGCGAGCAAGGAGATCGACACGATCACCCAGAACAACGCCGAGGCCGCCCGCCAGACGGCCTCCGCCGCCAACCACCTCCGGGAACAGGCCGCCGAGGTACGAAAGAACGTCCAGGAACTCGTCGGCATGGTCGAGGAGACCCACCGGGAACGGCCGCTTCTCCCCGTCAACTCCCCGGCGCAGCCCCCGACGGCTCCGGCCCCTTACCGGAAGGCGTTCCCGAAGCCGCCCTCCCGTGCCGCGCTGGCCTCGGTTTAG
- the ahcY gene encoding adenosylhomocysteinase produces MSNDYKVKNISEADYGRKEITIAEHEMPGLMALRKEYKNVKPLKGARIAGCLHMTIQTAVLIETLVDLGAEVRWSSCNIFSTQDHAAAAIAAAGIPVFAWKGMNAEEFDWCIEQTLKWPDGSALNMILDDGGDLTNMVHDKYPELLKGIAGLSEETTTGVHRLHLREKNGTLKLPAINVNDSCTKSKFDNLYGCRESFLDAVKRATDVMVAGKVVVVAGYGDVGKGCVQAAKGLGARVLVTEIDPINALQAAMEGFQVTTMEEAAKVGDIFVTTTGNVDVITRAHMDAMKTQAIVCNIGHFDSEVEVGSLYNDATLKKVNIKPLVDQFVWPSGKVLTVLAEGRLVNLGCATGHPSFVMSASFTNQTVAQLELWQNKDNGKYENKVYVLPKTLDEKVARLHLDQLGVKLTKLTPKQAEYLGISADGPYKPENYRY; encoded by the coding sequence ATGAGCAACGACTACAAGGTTAAGAACATCTCCGAGGCCGATTACGGCCGGAAGGAAATCACCATCGCCGAGCACGAGATGCCCGGCCTCATGGCCCTCCGCAAGGAATACAAGAACGTGAAGCCCCTCAAGGGCGCGCGGATCGCGGGCTGCCTCCACATGACGATCCAGACGGCGGTCCTCATCGAGACCCTCGTCGACCTCGGCGCCGAGGTCCGCTGGAGCTCGTGCAACATCTTCTCCACGCAGGACCACGCCGCCGCGGCCATCGCCGCCGCCGGCATCCCCGTCTTCGCCTGGAAGGGGATGAACGCGGAAGAGTTCGACTGGTGCATCGAGCAGACGCTGAAATGGCCGGACGGCTCCGCCCTCAACATGATCCTCGACGACGGCGGCGATCTCACGAACATGGTCCACGACAAGTATCCCGAGCTGCTCAAGGGCATCGCGGGCCTCTCCGAGGAGACCACCACCGGCGTCCACCGCCTCCACCTCCGCGAGAAGAACGGGACCCTCAAGCTCCCCGCCATCAACGTCAACGACTCGTGCACGAAGAGCAAGTTCGACAACCTCTACGGTTGCCGTGAATCGTTCCTCGACGCCGTGAAGCGCGCCACCGACGTCATGGTCGCGGGCAAGGTCGTCGTCGTCGCCGGTTACGGCGACGTCGGCAAGGGCTGCGTCCAGGCCGCCAAGGGCCTCGGCGCCCGCGTCCTCGTCACCGAGATCGACCCGATCAACGCCCTCCAGGCCGCGATGGAAGGCTTCCAGGTCACGACGATGGAAGAGGCCGCGAAGGTCGGCGACATCTTCGTCACCACCACGGGCAACGTCGACGTCATCACCCGCGCCCACATGGACGCGATGAAGACCCAGGCGATCGTCTGCAACATCGGCCACTTCGACAGCGAGGTCGAAGTCGGCTCCCTCTACAACGACGCGACGCTGAAGAAGGTCAACATCAAGCCCCTCGTCGACCAGTTCGTCTGGCCCTCCGGGAAGGTGCTGACGGTCCTCGCCGAAGGCCGCCTCGTCAACCTCGGCTGCGCCACGGGCCATCCCAGCTTCGTCATGTCGGCCTCGTTCACGAACCAGACCGTCGCCCAGCTCGAGCTCTGGCAGAACAAGGACAACGGCAAGTACGAGAACAAGGTCTACGTCCTCCCGAAGACCCTCGACGAGAAGGTCGCCCGCCTCCACCTCGACCAGCTCGGCGTGAAGCTCACCAAGCTCACCCCGAAGCAGGCCGAGTACCTCGGCATCTCCGCCGACGGCCCCTACAAGCCCGAGAACTACCGCTACTAA
- the metK gene encoding methionine adenosyltransferase: MSKSYIFSSESVTEGHPDKVCDTISDAILDACLAQDKYSRVACETLAKSNLVVVAGEITTKANLDYVSIVREAIRGIGYTYDDDVFHADKVHVLNALTRQSADIAQGVDAEKHEGKETAEQGAGDQGLMFGFACTESPELMPAPIVYAHKLGRKLADLRKSGKVKWLRPDAKTQVSLQYVNGVPVRVDAVVVSTQHADGVKHKEIEKYVIEEIIKKTIPAKLLDKKTRYFVNPTGRFVIGGPEGDSGLTGRKIIVDTYGGMGRHGGGAFSGKDPSKVDRSAAYMGRYVAKNVVAAGLADRVEIQFAYAIGYPEPISIAVDTFGTGKVDEAKIEKAIREVFSFKPANIVKQLNLLRPVYSKSTNYGHFGRTDDLNALTWEKTDKAKALAKLAGL, from the coding sequence ATGAGCAAATCGTATATCTTCTCGTCCGAGTCGGTGACCGAAGGGCATCCCGACAAGGTTTGTGACACCATTTCCGACGCCATCCTCGACGCCTGCCTCGCGCAGGACAAATACAGCCGCGTCGCCTGCGAGACCCTCGCGAAGAGCAACCTCGTCGTCGTCGCCGGGGAGATCACCACGAAGGCGAACCTCGACTACGTCAGCATCGTCCGCGAGGCGATCCGCGGCATCGGCTACACTTACGACGACGACGTCTTCCACGCCGACAAGGTCCACGTCCTCAATGCGCTGACCCGCCAGAGCGCCGACATCGCCCAGGGCGTCGACGCCGAGAAGCACGAAGGCAAGGAAACCGCCGAGCAGGGCGCGGGCGACCAGGGCCTCATGTTCGGCTTCGCCTGCACCGAGTCCCCCGAGCTGATGCCCGCCCCGATCGTCTACGCCCACAAGCTGGGCCGGAAGCTCGCCGACCTCCGCAAGAGCGGCAAGGTGAAGTGGCTCCGCCCCGACGCCAAGACCCAGGTTTCCCTCCAGTACGTGAACGGCGTCCCCGTCCGCGTCGACGCGGTCGTCGTCTCGACCCAGCACGCCGACGGCGTGAAGCACAAGGAGATCGAGAAGTACGTGATCGAGGAGATCATCAAGAAGACGATCCCCGCGAAGCTCCTCGACAAGAAGACCCGCTACTTCGTCAACCCCACCGGCCGCTTCGTCATCGGCGGTCCCGAGGGGGACAGCGGCCTCACGGGCCGCAAGATCATCGTCGACACCTACGGCGGCATGGGCCGCCACGGCGGCGGCGCCTTCTCGGGCAAGGACCCGTCGAAGGTCGACCGCAGCGCCGCCTACATGGGCCGCTACGTCGCGAAGAACGTCGTCGCCGCCGGCCTCGCCGACCGCGTCGAGATCCAGTTCGCCTACGCCATCGGCTATCCCGAGCCGATCTCCATCGCGGTCGACACCTTCGGCACCGGCAAGGTCGACGAGGCGAAGATCGAGAAGGCGATCCGCGAGGTCTTCAGCTTCAAGCCCGCGAACATCGTGAAGCAGCTCAATCTCCTCCGCCCCGTCTACAGCAAGAGCACGAACTACGGCCACTTCGGCCGCACCGACGATCTCAACGCCCTGACGTGGGAGAAGACCGACAAGGCCAAGGCCCTCGCGAAGCTGGCCGGTCTCTAG
- a CDS encoding metalloregulator ArsR/SmtB family transcription factor → MAKTQSPKTRTGKSPSPGASLKELWPVLGDTSRLRLLALLQREELSVAELQQILHLSQPTISNHLATLRKTALVHSRREGQRIYYTLHPALSEATSQIVQTALLMLQETDEAGADEAALREVLAKRRDAATEYFNRMAGRLDRARCPGRSWGAVGPLLSHLVPEKVIADLGAGEGWLSQLLCRRAKQVIAIDNSPKMVEYAMAEVRAKAIPNLEYRLGDIAAPPIDPESVDIAIMSQALHHTANPAEAIRAAARILKPGGLFLILDLSQHHFDEARELYGDYWLGFNETDLRIWLKKAGFNDIAVQVLDPDPDPPGLRPLLASARK, encoded by the coding sequence ATGGCGAAGACCCAATCCCCGAAAACCCGGACCGGCAAGTCCCCTTCCCCCGGCGCGAGCCTGAAGGAACTCTGGCCCGTCCTCGGGGACACCAGCCGCCTCCGCCTCCTGGCCCTCCTCCAGCGGGAGGAACTCTCCGTCGCCGAGCTCCAGCAGATCCTCCACCTGAGCCAGCCGACGATCTCCAACCACCTCGCCACGCTGCGGAAGACCGCCCTCGTCCATTCCCGCCGGGAGGGGCAGCGGATCTATTACACCCTCCATCCCGCCCTCTCCGAGGCGACGTCGCAAATCGTCCAGACCGCCCTCCTCATGCTCCAGGAGACCGACGAGGCCGGGGCCGACGAGGCCGCCCTCCGCGAGGTCCTGGCGAAGCGGCGCGATGCCGCCACCGAATACTTCAACCGCATGGCGGGCCGCCTCGACCGCGCCCGCTGCCCGGGCCGGAGCTGGGGCGCCGTCGGCCCCCTCCTCTCCCACCTCGTCCCGGAGAAGGTCATCGCCGACCTCGGCGCGGGCGAGGGCTGGCTTTCCCAGCTCCTCTGCCGCCGGGCGAAGCAGGTCATCGCGATCGACAACTCCCCGAAGATGGTCGAGTACGCCATGGCCGAAGTCCGCGCCAAGGCGATCCCGAACCTCGAATACCGCCTCGGCGACATCGCCGCGCCGCCGATCGACCCGGAAAGCGTCGACATCGCCATCATGAGCCAGGCCCTCCACCACACGGCGAACCCCGCCGAGGCGATCCGGGCCGCCGCCCGCATCCTGAAGCCGGGCGGCCTCTTCCTGATCCTCGACCTCAGCCAGCACCACTTCGACGAGGCGCGGGAGCTCTACGGCGACTACTGGCTCGGCTTCAACGAGACCGACCTCCGCATCTGGCTGAAGAAGGCCGGGTTCAACGACATCGCCGTCCAGGTCCTCGATCCCGATCCCGATCCGCCCGGCCTCCGCCCCCTCCTCGCCTCGGCGCGGAAGTAG
- a CDS encoding glycosyltransferase family 61 protein yields the protein MLGASTVSPPSPKPDWLPWSHVPWRSRLLRFLVFEVWSGLVRRLHRAPDVYRAQRITAPWPGNRPPEATGSLLDAFRFYNRHWTTVDHAQDEYVYDVTASGRGSRPLRIDPVGGWVILPGYGVIRESVPNGYCLGVPGLRSYLRQAPDPVLPEIVLLTDPFDTNHGHFLNDILGRLALFERRGVSRAIPVVISARLANHPLWRECLANGSPALRDRKWIVMDSETPIDAGRVIFGKSAVNDRETGEGVLRLIGCCPPPPAGPGQAIFLTRRNRRSFSNLAEIEAAAEAAGLRVVDPGTLSFKAQMELFADASVIVGPHGSAFDNTLFRQGAPLRLLEIFPPGFAPPYHCWQAAAFGYTYRSLHVNGARKEKEEAGAAEASDFYLSADDFAAALRAFLSETK from the coding sequence ATGCTCGGCGCCTCCACCGTCTCCCCTCCCAGCCCGAAGCCCGATTGGCTCCCCTGGTCCCACGTCCCGTGGCGGAGCCGCCTCCTCCGGTTCCTCGTCTTCGAGGTCTGGTCGGGCCTCGTCCGCCGCCTCCACCGCGCTCCCGACGTCTACCGCGCCCAGCGGATCACCGCCCCCTGGCCGGGAAACCGGCCCCCGGAGGCGACCGGGAGCCTCCTCGACGCCTTCCGCTTCTACAACCGCCACTGGACCACCGTCGACCACGCCCAGGACGAGTACGTCTACGACGTGACCGCGTCCGGCCGGGGCTCCCGCCCCCTGCGGATCGACCCCGTCGGCGGCTGGGTGATCCTTCCCGGCTACGGCGTCATCCGGGAATCGGTGCCGAACGGCTATTGCCTCGGCGTCCCCGGCCTCCGCTCCTACCTCCGCCAGGCCCCGGACCCCGTCCTCCCCGAGATCGTCCTCCTCACCGATCCCTTCGACACCAACCACGGCCATTTCCTCAACGACATCCTCGGCCGCCTCGCCCTCTTCGAGCGCCGGGGCGTCTCCCGCGCGATCCCCGTCGTGATCAGCGCGCGGCTGGCGAATCATCCGCTGTGGCGGGAGTGCCTAGCCAACGGTTCCCCCGCCCTGCGGGACCGGAAATGGATCGTCATGGACAGCGAGACCCCGATCGACGCGGGCCGCGTCATCTTCGGCAAATCGGCGGTGAACGACCGGGAGACCGGCGAGGGAGTGCTCCGCCTCATCGGCTGCTGCCCGCCGCCTCCCGCCGGGCCGGGCCAGGCGATCTTCCTGACGCGGCGCAACCGGCGCTCCTTCTCCAACCTCGCCGAGATCGAGGCAGCGGCCGAGGCGGCGGGGCTCCGCGTCGTCGATCCCGGAACCCTCTCCTTCAAGGCGCAGATGGAACTCTTCGCCGACGCCTCGGTGATCGTCGGCCCCCACGGTTCCGCGTTCGACAACACCCTCTTCCGCCAGGGCGCCCCCCTCCGGCTGCTGGAGATCTTCCCGCCCGGCTTCGCCCCGCCCTACCACTGCTGGCAGGCGGCGGCCTTCGGCTACACCTACCGGAGCCTCCATGTGAATGGCGCGAGGAAGGAAAAGGAAGAGGCCGGAGCCGCCGAGGCCTCCGATTTCTATCTCAGCGCCGACGACTTCGCCGCCGCCCTCCGGGCCTTCCTCTCGGAAACGAAGTAG
- a CDS encoding lycopene cyclase domain-containing protein, whose product MTYLGFHARFNLPPTLLLAFLLGRHWEGGLSFFGLNLVAAAIVCLLVFLFASPWDNWAVQQGIWGFTPHRTGRRIGWLPWEEYLFFLWQSVNVVGTVALLFFLRPGWRTGEATPLSPLNGLGVLAILAGWAAVLHWWREKPRSPRWGYAWHLFSWFLPVIAFQWAIAPALLFHQLPVIACAGALWGTYYTVADLVAVRSGIWFFDPKQITGVRLGGILPWEEAAFFYVTSWLVAQSFVMLLPAAGR is encoded by the coding sequence GTGACTTATCTGGGATTCCACGCCCGTTTCAACCTGCCGCCGACGCTCCTCCTCGCCTTTCTGCTGGGGCGGCACTGGGAGGGCGGGCTTTCCTTTTTCGGGCTCAACCTGGTCGCGGCGGCGATCGTCTGCCTCCTCGTCTTCCTCTTCGCCTCGCCGTGGGACAACTGGGCGGTCCAGCAGGGCATCTGGGGGTTCACCCCCCATCGGACGGGCCGCCGAATCGGATGGCTGCCGTGGGAGGAGTATCTCTTTTTCCTGTGGCAGAGCGTCAACGTCGTCGGGACGGTCGCGCTCCTGTTCTTCCTGCGGCCCGGCTGGCGGACGGGGGAGGCGACGCCGCTCTCGCCGCTCAACGGGCTGGGCGTCCTGGCGATCCTGGCGGGGTGGGCCGCCGTCCTGCACTGGTGGCGGGAGAAGCCCCGCTCCCCGCGTTGGGGGTATGCCTGGCATCTCTTCTCCTGGTTCCTCCCCGTGATCGCGTTCCAATGGGCGATCGCCCCCGCGCTCCTCTTCCACCAACTGCCGGTGATCGCCTGCGCCGGGGCGCTGTGGGGGACCTATTACACGGTGGCTGACCTGGTCGCTGTCCGCTCGGGGATCTGGTTCTTCGATCCGAAGCAAATCACCGGGGTCCGCCTCGGCGGCATCCTGCCTTGGGAGGAGGCGGCGTTCTTCTACGTGACCTCGTGGCTGGTGGCGCAGAGCTTTGTGATGCTCCTTCCCGCCGCAGGGCGGTGA